A single Rhopalosiphum padi isolate XX-2018 chromosome 4, ASM2088224v1, whole genome shotgun sequence DNA region contains:
- the LOC132931034 gene encoding C-type lectin 37Db-like: MIFSKRNLFVITLTAFIVSDMTTNADPLVKKEDEIEVFNFDEYTMFSPMPVTKWPVVKSGSKYFYIGTFFKADWFKSMEFCNLHGMQLASITTEQENKNVVKQLENFGYGQDSHFWTSGNDLSVEGTFVWSGNGRKFGRYTNWLAGEPNNTKVDDKDEDCVEYWYKGNEGFKWNDQFCTFQANFICELVN; encoded by the exons atgattttctctaaacgaaatttatttgttattactttaaCAGCTTTTATTGTTTCTGACATGACTACTAATGCAGATCCTTTAGTAAAAAAAGAAGatg aaatagaagttttcaattttgacgaatacacCATGTTTAGCCCCATGCCGGTTACCAAATGGCCTGTTGTGAAATCGGGCTCTAAGTATTTTTACATTGGAACATTTTTTAAG GCTGATTGGTTCAAATCCATGGAGTTTTGCAATCTTCATGGAATGCAATTGGCTAGCATTACCACTGAACAAGAAAATAAGAATGTGGTGAAACAGTTGGAAAACTTCG gttatgGTCAAGATTCTCATTTTTGGACCTCTGGTAACGATCTATCAGTTGAGGGCACGTTCGTTTGGTCAGGCAACGGCCGAAAATTCGGGCGGTATACCAATTGGCTGGCCGGTGAACCAAACAATACCAAAGTGGACGACAAGGATGAAGACTGTGTAGAATATTGGTATAAAGGAAATGAAGGTTTCAAATGGAACGATCAGTTTTGCACTTTCCAAGCAAATTTTATATGTGAATTagtgaactaa
- the LOC132930708 gene encoding C-type lectin 37Db-like: protein MIFSKRNLFVITLTAFIVSDMTTNADPLGKKEAEIAAYNFDDYTMFSPMPVTKWPVVKSGSKYFYIGTFFKADWFKSMEFCNLHGMQLASITTEQENKNVVKQLENFGYGQDSHFWTSGNDLSVEGTFVWSGNGQNFGRYTNWLAGEPNNTKVDDKDEDCVEYWYKGNEGFKWNDQFCTFQANFICELVN, encoded by the exons atgattttctctaaacgaaatttatttgttattactttaaCAGCTTTTATTGTTTCTGACATGACTACTAATGCAGATCCTTTAGGAAAAAAAGAAGcag AAATAGCAGCTTACAATTTTGACGATTACACCATGTTTAGCCCCATGCCGGTTACCAAATGGCCTGTTGTGAAATCGGGCTCTAAGTATTTTTACATTGGAACATTTTTTAAG GCTGATTGGTTCAAATCCATGGAGTTTTGCAATCTTCATGGAATGCAATTGGCTAGCATTACCACTGAACAAGAAAATAAGAATGTGGTGAAACAGTTGGAAAACTTCG gttatgGTCAAGATTCTCATTTTTGGACCTCTGGTAACGATCTATCAGTTGAGGGCACGTTCGTTTGGTCAGGCAACGGCCAAAACTTCGGACGGTATACCAATTGGCTGGCTGGCGAACCAAACAATACCAAAGTGGACGACAAGGATGAAGACTGTGTAGAATATTGGTATAAAGGAAATGAAGGTTTCAAATGGAACGATCAGTTTTGCACTTTCCAAGCAAATTTTATATGTGAATTagtgaactaa